Proteins encoded together in one Ancylothrix sp. D3o window:
- a CDS encoding transposase family protein: protein MSFHLDYLLDLPGVRVETCTQIEGKIFLELSILSEGIVCHHCNNPTEKLHQNRPILVRDLPVFGRPVYLKIPRRQFYCPVCQRYPTERIDFLNVKRRHTQRYEQNIYERVKQSSMEQIGREEGLSYDEVKGIFEQVNSIKKN, encoded by the coding sequence ATGAGCTTCCATTTAGACTATCTATTAGACTTGCCTGGAGTCAGAGTTGAAACTTGTACTCAAATAGAGGGAAAAATTTTCTTAGAACTGAGCATTTTATCAGAAGGAATTGTTTGTCATCATTGTAACAATCCTACCGAAAAACTGCATCAAAATCGGCCAATCCTAGTAAGAGATTTGCCTGTTTTTGGTCGTCCTGTCTACTTAAAAATCCCCAGACGGCAGTTTTACTGTCCTGTTTGTCAACGTTATCCCACAGAAAGAATAGATTTTTTGAACGTTAAAAGACGGCATACTCAACGATACGAACAAAATATTTATGAGCGTGTAAAACAATCGAGCATGGAGCAAATTGGACGAGAAGAAGGACTGAGTTATGATGAAGTAAAAGGAATATTTGAGCAGGTAAATTCAATAAAAAAAAACTAA
- a CDS encoding ISL3 family transposase, protein MRKGQGELVTVVSDIAEGNLIEMIDSHRCEEIIEVLMSQPIEVREQVEEVSVDMWGGFPKVIKEVFPNAKVVIDRFHVMKAVNKDLNKLRRAAGITDRHSKYLLLSNRENLNQEQIDKLELILKKSECLRIAYKMKEKFREIYETNLTVEKAANKIKEWLNYAQVFFRESASTIENHFEGICNYFLHRTTSGVMEGINNRIKLIMRCGYGFTNFNNFRNRVLACFSD, encoded by the coding sequence ATGCGAAAAGGACAAGGTGAATTGGTGACTGTTGTTAGTGACATCGCCGAAGGTAATTTAATTGAGATGATTGATTCTCATCGGTGTGAAGAAATCATTGAAGTCCTTATGTCGCAACCAATTGAGGTTCGAGAACAAGTTGAGGAAGTGAGTGTTGATATGTGGGGAGGATTCCCTAAAGTTATCAAAGAAGTATTCCCAAATGCCAAAGTTGTTATTGATCGTTTTCATGTAATGAAAGCGGTTAATAAAGACTTAAATAAGTTACGGAGAGCAGCCGGAATAACAGATAGACACAGTAAATATTTATTATTAAGTAATCGGGAGAATTTGAATCAAGAGCAAATTGATAAATTAGAATTGATTCTAAAAAAATCCGAATGTTTACGAATTGCCTACAAGATGAAAGAAAAATTTAGAGAAATATATGAGACTAATTTGACAGTCGAAAAAGCGGCGAACAAAATCAAAGAATGGCTAAATTATGCCCAAGTATTTTTCAGAGAATCTGCATCAACAATTGAGAATCATTTTGAGGGTATTTGCAACTACTTTCTGCATCGCACCACAAGTGGAGTCATGGAAGGAATTAACAATCGAATTAAGTTGATAATGCGCTGCGGGTATGGTTTCACTAATTTTAATAATTTTAGGAATCGCGTATTAGCTTGCTTCTCTGATTAG